From Candidatus Rhabdochlamydia sp. T3358, a single genomic window includes:
- a CDS encoding immunity 53 family protein, whose amino-acid sequence MKDFLWLQQWYQAHCNGNWEHASRICFRTLDNPGWSLTIDLEDTELKSKNFRKIKIDRSEEDWIFCEVKDTKFKAWGGVENLPGVLKVFRYWAENEPFDFALESTKITEESIEEDDFSWLQQWFQDYCNGDWEHGSGIQLRTTSNPGWSLTINVEDTQLEYTNFQQIKIDRSQQDWIFCEVKSLKFEARCGVENLPEVLRVFRHWVIENEPSKNNEYEWDDHVIIKKDAPEQFCPGRTGVVCYMWEIKFEDIAKEFFSELGDWIYIIKFKTGREIRVAGRFLEKYSEV is encoded by the coding sequence ATGAAAGATTTTTTATGGCTTCAGCAGTGGTATCAAGCTCATTGCAATGGAAATTGGGAACATGCTAGTAGGATCTGTTTTAGAACTCTTGACAATCCTGGTTGGTCATTAACAATAGATTTGGAAGATACAGAATTAAAAAGTAAAAATTTCCGAAAGATAAAAATAGATCGATCGGAAGAAGACTGGATATTTTGTGAGGTTAAGGATACTAAATTTAAAGCATGGGGTGGTGTTGAAAACTTACCGGGAGTTTTGAAAGTATTTCGTTATTGGGCTGAAAATGAACCATTCGATTTTGCCTTGGAGAGTACCAAAATAACGGAAGAATCTATAGAGGAAGACGATTTTTCATGGCTGCAACAGTGGTTTCAAGATTACTGTAATGGAGACTGGGAACACGGTAGTGGAATCCAACTAAGGACTACTAGCAATCCTGGCTGGTCATTAACAATAAATGTGGAAGATACACAACTAGAATATACAAATTTTCAACAGATAAAAATAGATCGATCTCAGCAAGATTGGATATTTTGTGAAGTTAAGAGTCTTAAATTTGAAGCAAGATGTGGTGTTGAAAATCTACCGGAAGTTTTAAGAGTATTTCGTCATTGGGTGATTGAAAATGAGCCATCTAAAAATAATGAATATGAGTGGGATGATCATGTTATTATTAAGAAAGATGCTCCAGAGCAGTTTTGTCCAGGAAGGACTGGGGTTGTGTGTTACATGTGGGAAATCAAATTTGAAGACATTGCAAAAGAATTTTTCTCAGAGTTAGGGGATTGGATTTATATTATAAAATTTAAGACCGGTAGAGAGATTCGAGTTGCTGGTCGTTTTTTGGAGAAATACTCAGAAGTATAG